In Betta splendens chromosome 1, fBetSpl5.4, whole genome shotgun sequence, the genomic stretch GAGACAGAGGGATTTCTGCTGCGGACAGGAACCCACCCAGATTCTTCTCAGTCACATTCACCTTTGAAAGACACGCTCAGATTAACGTGTGAACACGTGAGCGTGCACGTTCCACATTAAGCACACTCAACTTACACTGAAGGAGTAGGACAGTTTTTCTTGAGACatcctgtttgtacagtagtgaAACTTGAGGCTGTATAGACCCTCTGCCGATGATCCGACCACCATATCGAACTGCATTGGGTGAATGGAGAGGTTGGAGCAAGACTAAACCAAATACTGCTTTACAAAGGTTAAGAAGGACACACTTACACTGAAGCTGTAGGAACCATGATCTTTGTCCAAAGCTAAGGACAGATCCTTGGTCTTTTTCAGCTAAGAGTAAATACAGATTAAAACCAGGTTTTATGAATACATCACTGACAGATGCAGAATCACCTCTTACATTGACTGTAGTTTCCACTTCTGGCATCGtcttttcatctgcttttttGTCAGACTTATCTCCTGACTTTGTGTCCTTATTGTCCTGTGGTTTAGTTTCATCTTGTTTATCCGGAGGCGGATGCTCAGGAGGATTATCATCTCTGGTTTTCCTCACCTCACCTACGTGATGAGATAAATGGTTCATATTCACATagatatttactgtacaatcaAAGGCCTCTTTGTTTGCCACTTATTCTGGTCCATAAGAATGACTGCAcaggtaaaaacacaaaacaccaaaTAACGCTGAAATGCATGCAAACACTGACCTTCAGCTACTTCTGGTTTTAACTTTGCTATCAAGAGGTTGTCCTGCTCACCCCTAGCTTTCACGGTGACgctagacaaacacacaaaacatattATAGGGTTTTCATGCATATGAGGTCTAGTGGTGAAGCATACACACCTGAGAGTGTCGATATTGATAAGAAATAGGATCAGAGGTTCAGTGTTTGTCGACTTTGGGGGAGTGAGTGGGCACGTTTCTGTCTCCTCTGCCTGGAGAAAAAGACAGTCAAATTTAAACAGCCTCCACTCTAAAAAGACTCTGTAACATAAATACACATGTGCACTAGTGTCTCGGAAAATAGCCATATGTAATACGCTTACTGTGTACGACAAGACTCCATTCATTCGAGACCTGGAGAGGGTGAAACCAACCTGAAGACAATTATAAATGTGGTCAGTCAGTGGCCACTTGACTTCCAGCCtcatttgttgctgtgttttacagGTTCACAGGTGTTACTAGGCTACTTGTAAAGCACGTCATTGTGACTCAATCATAATTCACTCTTATTGTACACTCATTGGCCACGTTATAGTCACAGCTGTACGATCTTATGTTATTCAGTGTGACACCTCGGCAACAAACCCTCACCATTTCAGTTGAGGTTATCTTTATGGCTGTGCTTAACAATTCCAACAAATGTTGTTGGAATTGGTTTGCATCTCAAAGATGCACGTGTCCCTAAAATGTTAGTTTCATTAAATAACAATTGCAAACACTTCTTACAGGAAAACTGGTGTAGTTCACAGATGTAGGGAGCTGAAGAAAAGACACGCTGACATTGAGAATCCCGTTAGCGTAGAAACCAAAGCTGTTGAGGTCGACAGCAAACCGGGTTTCattctaaaaaaagaaaaaaaacaattaaaaagaacAGCATCAAATGATATGCcaagaaaaaagaaaggccAGCTGTTCTCTTGACTGTTCTACTGTATTTAAATACCTATCAGAAGAGAGTTGAACAGGCTTTAAATGCTGTTACATTCAGTTTAATATAAACTGATGTAAAGACCATTTCGTCCAACTTTTGGGAATGTACAGCTTATTTTAGGAAAACACAATTATAACGTAAAGCCATAACAGCATGAAATAACCTACTAATCCTTTCCAAAACAACCGCAACCTTGTTTAACCACCAAGTCCAGAGCTAAATTTAACATCTGTGGATTTTCTATATTCTGAGTTTTACATTGCGTTTAGTCTTTCACTCACTTTCCCACTCATGGACTAAAACACTATTGTGTTAAACATAACAACGCTAATTAGTTCAATTAATGAAGTAAAATATTCAATAGAAAGGTCAGAATAaccaaacatttgcatttatttctgtatttacGCTTTAGAAAATGACGGGATCGACTACTGTCAGTGCCCAATGGCGCTGAGGTTTATGCACAATGTGGCTGAAGAACCTGGAGCTCGTAGATTTGGTTTTTATTGTGTGACCAACAGCCTTGGATGATTACTTAGGCAAACATTGAGTTAACGGTGGGTTTCCCACACAGGTTAGGATATCACTTTTGAAAATGAAGAATGGAACGTGAGTTTGAGAAAATATACAATACTTCTTTATTCCACACAACAGATTAAAATAGTTTATAATATAACACTCGAGCACAACCTGAGCACCTAGTAACCGCTACCGTAGGCACGTGCGTGTCACACATCCacactctcctctgctgcccGGACTGCAAGTGTGATCGGAACCAGGAAGACTGAGAGAGAGACGCGCTCACGTCTCCACCTAGCATCACTCGACTTACAGGATCCTGCCTTACCTTCAGAGTCAGCGTGTGTATCCTCGCTTTGCACCCAGTTAGCAGTAACAAAAGTAAATATCCAGCCAGAACACAACATCTGTGTGCCACAGCCATCACAGGACAGTAACCGACTCGCTATCGGCTGCTAtgtgctaacgttagctggcGACAATCCTGGCAGATGACTAAAGAACGAGCTAGCTAGCATTCACAGTAAACGCGCTGCGTAACAGCTCTGTTGGCTTTTGAGTTCACTCTAAATTGTTATCTAACAGTGACCATTCATGTTATGTTTTCGGATTATTTGCGCCTCCATTGCGTACGTAGAATGCTAGCTTATGGCAAGGTCTCGCTTCCTGGTCTTGAGTCAAGAACCAAACATTTATCAAAGTGCAGTCGACAACGTCTCCTGCTGCGGGTTGCCATGTCCGTAGACGTCATCATTGTTACGCGCTCCACCTGTGAAACGACATTCAGCTTTTCTACAAAATATATCTTGCTGCTCTTTTAATTAAACATGTAACACGAGTGATTTTTTTTagatagttttattattattggtggCGGAAACCACAGGTCATCTCGAGAATTAGAAACACAAAAGAATCACCTGTCTACGTGAAAGTACTTGAATTTGCATTGTATATATTGTATAAAGTATCATCACAGTTGTAGATTAACGGTAAAGTCGGATGCTCAATTAATTCGATTCCTATCGCAGCTGGTCCATTTTGATCGCACATATATTTAACAATTTATTgattcttttaaaataacaacaatcACAAACTAAGAACTGAGAAAAAAGGGAATACATTAAAAATCACTTCATGCATGCGATTTATAGTTTGGATTTGTTTTACTATAATAATGGCACAATTTTACTCAGGAAAACATTTTGTATCATATCTAATATAAGTTACTGTGTATTTAGACACATATGACAGTAAATGATACAGATGGTTAATTTTATGTTGGTTTTCAGCAGATCACTTTTAATATCTTTCTCACATCACAACAGTGTAGTATGAACTTTTTCTAAAATTATCCTGCTTTAACACTTCCTATCAACTGTTGTGACCTGCTACACCTGCAGGTGCCGTATCTTGTTCCAGATCCCTCCCCAACTGTGTTGGTGGTTCCTATTGTATCAGTCATCAACAAATCCGGTTTTGTTGATGGTTATATTCAATGCTCCAGCGGTGGTACCGATGATATTTGGGGCCACGACCACACTGCCATGCTGAGCTATTACAGAggcagaagcaggtggaggtgctgcagcagaggaagaggatgaggaggaggaagaggagggtgcaGATTGTCTCTCTGCTGCAAAGACACAGATCCAGTGAGGACACACGCAGCTTTTAACTAATATTTGTTAGCTTAAGAAGCCCATCATTCACTGTACCTGCATATGCATCCATTAACGTTTGTGCAAGAGCCATCATATGCATATTTTTCAGTATCTCTGCAGTGAGCGACACAGCTGACGCTTCTCCGTAGCTTCGGATCATTTTATCCACAACCTCACACCGGCTCGCCTTCTCCACGCTGCTCGTCGCCATCCGTTTGCAGCTGTCCATGACTCCCACTGTGAGGTACCACCTAAACCTTTTAAAGTCATCGTCTGACAGATCATCAAGAGTATTCAGGAGCAACTCTGGAATCAGCATTTTGGATCACTGAAAATACAGAAGACATAaagtgtattttatatttactgatTAACCATTAATTAATTACGTTTCTATACATGCCCTCGATCATGATTAGAAGGTGAATGGAGGCTAAAACTGTACATTAATTTATTAACTTTCAGTTTTGAACAATAAGAAACATGTCCaacaatataaacattttataattCAGCCCGTAACCCGTATGATTGATGATACACTGATTTCCTGAAGGCATCTGCGCAAACTGTACCAAGTTCTGCCAACATTCGGCCGCAACTTTTATAAATTGTTCTACTGAGCTTGAAACCAGCACAGCATCGAACAGAACCACCGCAGAATCAGTGCCTTAAAGTGCTGCCGCAACTTATCTAACGGACTTACCGCAAAGCACAGACGTTGAGCTGGTGAATAACGGAATTAAAATGGCGCAGTCTCTACGTTAACTATACTTTCGATTTTATCGCAAAGGAGGCGAGAACAGGAACAAAGCGAGTGTAGTTTACTTGCGTTATTTCTGTGGAGTCAGATGTTTTGTTCCGTCTGAGCAGCTTCGATGTATTGGAGTGTTGAATCAAACTGAGCAAAGGTTTTTAGACACTGCACCACGGCGCCTATTTAGTCTGTATAAgtctgtatttgttttattataacaGTGGCACAATTTCACTTGGAAGCACAGACATTTTGTATCATACCCATTATAAGTTACTGTGTATTTGGGCTCATATGACAGTAAATGATACAGCTGGTTAATTATACGTTGCTTTCCAGCAGGTCACTTTAGTCTGTGGCGTCAATAGCCATTTTACACGGTTTTATctaccgcggtgaagttagtttgacgttggacattcaacagacattcgaccgaaagtacctccagacaagcggtccgtgtttgaacaagcgatccgcatttagtgttcgctacgcggacacagaacgagaacGCTCGGTAcacgaagacgttgacttagggaccgtcgataaattaattgaattttctagaaattaataattcaatagcgtccaaaccatatgacctactggtccaaaacctgctccaatctatgtgtccacatgtccttcacagggcacaaccatttatatgaggaaatattcatgttgcatatttttctataatatgtttgtgtaaatattactgtaatttttcaataccgtccacaccatatgacccagtggtttaaaaccttctctgaaatattcatctacatcctcttcacagggcacaacctttttttctgaggaaattgtcatgttgcatatttttctataatattttagtataaatattactgtaatttttcaataccgtccacaccatatgacctactggttcaaaacctgctccaatctatgtgtctacatgtccttcacagggcacaaccttttttctgaggaaatagtTATGTTGcgtatttttctataatatttagtataaatattactgtaaattttcaataccgtccaaactATATGACCTACTGgctcaaaaccttctctgaaatgttcatctacatcctcttcacagggcacaagcATTtctatgaggaaatagtcatgttgcatatttttctatattattttagtataaatattactgtaatttttcaataccgtccacaccatatgacctattggttcaaaacctcctctgaaatgttcatctacatccccttcacagggcacaaccttttttatgaagataaaatcatctttcatatttttctataatattttagtataaatattactgtaatttttcaataccgtccacaccatattaCCCATTGGtttaaaacctcctctgaaatgttcatctacatccccttcacagggcacaaccttttttctgaggaaatagtcatgttgcatatttttctataatatttttgtgtaaatattactgtaatttttcaataccgtccacaccatatgacctactggttcaaaacctcctctgaaatgttcatctacatccccttcacagggcacaaccttttttatgaggataaaatcatctttcatatttttctataatatttagtataaatattactgtaaattttcaataACGTCCAAACTATATGACCTACTGgctcaaaaccttctctgaaatgttcatctacatcctcttcacagggcacaaccttttttctgaggaaatagtcatgtttcatatttttctaaatatttttgtgtaaatattactgtaattcttcaataccgtccacaccatatgacctattggtttaaaacctcctctgaaatgttcatctacatccccttcacagggcacaaccttttttatgaagataaaatcatctttcatatttttctataaaattttagtataaatattactgtaatttttcaataccgtccacaccatatgacctattggttcaaaacctcctctgaaatgttcatctacatccccttcacagggcacaaccttttttatgaagataaaatcatctttcatatttttctataatattttagtataaatattactgtaatttttcaataccgtccacaccatattaCCCATTGGtttaaaacctcctctgaaatgttcatctacatccccttcacagggcacaaccttttttctgaggaaatagtcatgttgcatatttttctataatatttttgtgtaaatattactgtaatttttcaataccgtccacaccatatgacctactggttcaaaaccttctctgaaatgatcatctacatcctcttcacagggcacaaccttttttatgaggataaaatcatctttcatatttttctataatatttagtataaatattactgtaaattttcaataACGTCCAAACTATATGACCTACTGgctcaaaaccttctctgaaatgttcatctacatcctcttcacagggcacaagcATTtctatgaggaaatagtcatgttgcatatttttctatattattttagtataaatattactgtaatttttcaataccgtccacactatatgacctactggttcaaaacctgctccaatctatgtgtctacatgtccttc encodes the following:
- the LOC114858307 gene encoding interferon-inducible protein AIM2; this translates as MLIPELLLNTLDDLSDDDFKRFRWYLTVGVMDSCKRMATSSVEKASRCEVVDKMIRSYGEASAVSLTAEILKNMHMMALAQTLMDAYAAERQSAPSSSSSSSSSSAAAPPPASASVIAQHGSVVVAPNIIGTTAGALNITINKTGFVDD